The Styela clava chromosome 2, kaStyClav1.hap1.2, whole genome shotgun sequence genome contains a region encoding:
- the LOC120335416 gene encoding muscarinic acetylcholine receptor M2-like, whose translation MEFQNTTTTSVSEQTNGHEMSSSSFSNSLAETVTPTFSDGLDFSSMASNNTHKGLGLGRHTVIGVVFIALAAVILMVVTVGGNLLVIIAYRSNRRLRSVNNLFLVSLACSDLVIGVVSMNLYPIMMITEYWPFGHIFCDIWLCVDYTLSMASVANLMLICLDRYFSVTRPFTYRSKRTRPRAKVAIVLAWIFSMLLWAPAILIWPRVQDRLAEDGQCQIEFFQNPIITCVTAILAFYLPVLIMIILYWRIFMETRRCRQYLDYLRSYKISNAKSPIVKRAATAQKSAPSSASVKSIGDNSPPRRRINSTPSSSFRTSAMPIWRPDPLQENPDEASCGDVSPCEDRHTENRDLQARVNFTASLSNSSTDMNGVNNNATDGKTTAARLSHFQRLKRTIVGSIRNTFKSSTTDERREKMEESLPDKNYNRRDTESSCCDQSHTLTLSRRSSSGTTPVDKGESCALLQGDTVSPNCNSANSNSVHNKDFVVPIIITTDEESDQRVPCLARRTKSEGDGFKRSRDSLPVPPQKPPAIPRSQSSVEAPTSGQAKMPSTDRKAARTLSAILLAFVVTWLPYNVCVLYSSFCTGKSCEATIPTAVWDFAYYLCYINSTLNPFCYAACNKTFRNTFIRLLTCSKRGNRRRRFRWCWQTRRRDRIGENTFSMQPSTSSSRSVPPSPIFKKRESSST comes from the exons ATGGAATTTCAGAATACTACCACGACTTCAGTGTCAGAGCAAACTAATGGACACGAAATGTCGTCATCATCATTTTCGAATAGCTTAGCCGAAACGGTTACGCCGACCTTTTCGGATGGCTTGGATTTCTCCAGTATGGCATCCAATAATACTCACAAGGGATTGGGACTGGGAAGACATACTGTTATTGGG GTTGTGTTCATCGCACTGGCTGCTGTTATTTTGATGGTTGTAACAGTGGGCGGAAATTTGTTGGTCATTATTGCCTACAGAAGCAATCGGCGGCTCCGTTCAGTCAACAACCTATTTTTGGTGAGCCTGGCGTGTTCAGATCTCGTAATAGGTGTCGTTTCAATGAACTTATATCCAATCATGATGATTACGGAGTATTGGCCTTTTGGACATATCTTCTGCGACATTTGGCTCTGTGTGGATTATACACTCAGTATGGCATCCGTTGCAAACTTGATGCTAATATGCCTCGACCGGTACTTTTCTGTCACGCGCCCCTTCACGTACAGATCTAAAAGAACTCGACCAAGGGCCAAAGTTGCCATCGTTTTAGCGTGGATATTTTCGATGCTACTTTGGGCACCGGCAATATTAATATGGCCACGTGTACAAGATCGATTAGCTGAGGACGGACAatgtcaaattgaattttttcaaaacccAATTATAACCTGTGTGACGGCCATACTGGCCTTTTATCTGCCTGTATTAATTATGATAATATTATACTGGCGTATATTTATGGAAACAAGACGATGTCGTCAGTATTTGGATTATTTGAGAAGTTATAAGATATCAAACGCTAAATCTCCCATCGTTAAAAGAGCGGCAACCGCACAAAAGTCAGCACCTTCGTCAGCCAGTGTTAAATCAATTGGTGATAATTCTCCTCCGAGACGCCGGATAAACTCGACTCCATCATCCAGTTTTCGTACTTCAGCAATGCCCATTTGGCGTCCCGATCCATTACAAGAAAACCCGGACGAAGCTTCTTGTGGCGACGTGTCACCTTGTGAGGATCGCCATACGGAAAATCGTGATCTTCAAGCTCGGGTAAATTTCACGGCGTCACTGAGTAATAGTTCGACAGATATGAACGGAGTCAACAACAATGCAACAGACGGGAAAACGACTGCTGCGAGGCTATCCCATTTCCAAAGACTAAAAAGGACAATTGTAGGATCAATTCGAAATACATTTAAATCATCGACTACCGACGAACGACGAGAAAAGATGGAAGAAAGTCTTCCTGATAAAAACTACAACAGACGTGATACCGAATCCAGCTGCTGTGATCAGTCACATACTCTTACATTGTCAAGACGATCGAGTTCTGGTACGACTCCCGTGGACAAAGGCGAAAGTTGCGCTCTTTTACAGGGTGACACAGTTTCTCCAAACTGTAATTCTGCAAATTCTAACTCTGTCCATAATAAAGACTTTGTAGTACCAATCATAATAACTACAGACGAAGAGTCCGATCAGCGCGTACCATGTCTAGCTAGAAGGACAAAAAGCGAGGGCGATGGATTTAAAAGAAGTCGAGATTCTCTCCCTGTTCCACCTCAAAAACCCCCAGCTATTCCGAGAAGTCAATCTTCTGTGGAAGCTCCCACTTCTGGTCAAGCAAAAATGCCGTCGACTGACCGCAAGGCGGCACGAACTTTGAGCGCAATTTTACTAGCATTCGTCGTTACATGGTTGCCCTATAACGTTTGCGTCCTATACTCTTCTTTTTGCACCGGGAAATCATGTGAGGCGACAATACCAACAGCTGTTTGGGATTTTGCGTATTATTTATGTTACATCAATTCAACATTGAACCCATTTTGTTACGCGGCGTGCAATAAGACCTTTCGTAACACTTTTATACGTTTGCTAACCTGCAGCAAACGTGGAAATCGGAGAAGACGGTTTCGTTGGTGTTGGCAAACCCGTCGTCGAGATCGAATAGGTGAGAATACGTTTTCCATGCAGCCGTCAACTTCATCTTCTCGGTCTGTGCCACCGTCTCCAATTTTTAAAAAGAGGGAAAGTTCTAGTACGTGA